The Streptomyces venezuelae genomic interval GCCGAACGGATCGCCCTTGGCGAAGCCGAAGACCGTACGAGGCGCGACCGCGAACACCACGGCCGTCCCACCGTCGCCCACGAACGCCCCGTCCCGCACGCCGAACCGCCAATCAGGGCCGTACTTCTCCACGTACGCCTCCGCGAGGACCCGCAGCCGGTCCTCGTCCGTCACCCGCTCCGCCTCGCCCTCGACCACCAGGTCGAGGCCCTCGTCGAGGACACCGGAGCCGGTGGTGAGGACCACCGAGGCGTTCTCCGCGAGATTGCGGGCCTTGCGCTCGTCCGGGCCGGTGCAGAAGTGCAGCGCCCCCGCCGACCAGACGGCGATGAGCGGAGTGACGTGCGGGCGGCCCTCCGGGCGGACCGTCGTCAGCCAGAAGACCTCGGCCGCCGCGAGCCGGGCCGCCGCGTCGGACCAGGGCAGCGCCGCCGCCTTCGGGTCGCTGTAGCGGAGGTCGAGTGTCGTCTGCGGGTCGGGAGTCGTCTGTGGGTCGGGTGAAGTGCCCGGGTCGGGTGAGGTGCGCGGGTCCATGGCCGGCCGTCCTTTCTCCGTGGCCCCACAGCAGGTGCCACACAGAAGAGACCGGTCCGGCCGCCCGAACTCATCGGTCGGCGGGCGTCCAGTGCAGCTTGCCGTCCAGACCGATCGCCGCGACCCCGTCCGTCCCCGCGTCCGGCGCTCCGGAGAACAGGAACCGCTCCAGCCGCCACGTCGGCCGCGTCCCGCCCCGGGCC includes:
- a CDS encoding pyridoxamine 5'-phosphate oxidase family protein, producing the protein MDPRTSPDPGTSPDPQTTPDPQTTLDLRYSDPKAAALPWSDAAARLAAAEVFWLTTVRPEGRPHVTPLIAVWSAGALHFCTGPDERKARNLAENASVVLTTGSGVLDEGLDLVVEGEAERVTDEDRLRVLAEAYVEKYGPDWRFGVRDGAFVGDGGTAVVFAVAPRTVFGFAKGDPFGQTRWRF